One window from the genome of Mycolicibacterium gadium encodes:
- a CDS encoding 3-phenylpropionate/cinnamic acid dioxygenase subunit beta yields MTVEDQRTGRPMAPSVLGAHAARAQRVGEALPFDDSRHLEAHRFLINEAYLLDAQDYDRWLGVLTEDIHYYMPVRITTAAGAGFDSSAGMAHFDENKYSLSRRVARFATEHAWTEDPPSRLRHFITNVRTFLTDDADYLAVDSAELLFRSRGDVNESTLLSCGREDLLRRDGNALKLARRTIAVDESVLRMQNLAVFL; encoded by the coding sequence GTGACCGTCGAGGATCAGCGCACTGGTCGACCCATGGCCCCATCGGTACTTGGTGCGCACGCAGCCCGCGCCCAACGTGTGGGGGAAGCCTTGCCGTTCGACGATTCTCGCCATCTGGAGGCGCATCGCTTCCTCATCAACGAGGCGTACCTTCTCGATGCCCAAGACTACGACAGGTGGCTGGGTGTTCTTACCGAGGACATTCACTATTACATGCCGGTGCGGATCACCACCGCCGCCGGCGCCGGATTCGATAGCTCAGCAGGAATGGCGCATTTCGACGAGAACAAATACTCACTCAGTCGTCGGGTTGCGCGATTCGCCACCGAGCACGCCTGGACTGAGGATCCGCCGTCGCGCCTGCGTCACTTCATCACCAACGTGCGCACATTCCTCACCGACGACGCCGACTACCTCGCGGTCGACAGCGCTGAGTTGTTGTTCCGCAGCCGCGGCGACGTCAATGAGTCCACGCTCCTTTCATGCGGTCGTGAGGATCTCCTACGTCGCGATGGCAACGCCCTCAAACTCGCCCGGCGCACAATCGCCGTCGATGAATCAGTGCTTCGAATGCAGAATCTGGCGGTATTCCTATGA
- a CDS encoding aromatic ring-hydroxylating dioxygenase subunit alpha — translation MQDHGEVLAAVRTGMIPAHVYNDKQIFSLEKERLFSRAWLFVAHESEIPQPGDYVVRQVLQDSFIVARDSAGEVRVMFNMCLHRGMQICRAEMGNASNFRCPYHGWSYRNDGRIIGLPFHQEAYGGEAGFNKAGQTLLPAPSVASYNGLIFLSMDPDAESLEDYLGDFRFYLDFYTKQGPNGLEVQGPQRWRVKANWKIAAENFAGDMYHTPQTHTSVVEIGLFREPKAHKRKDGATYWAGRGGGTTYKLPEGSFEDRMSYVGYPAEMISRAKATWTEQQRQVVGADGFMISAATCFPNISFVHNWPKVEDGEHVLPFISIRVWQPISENETEVLSWFAVDSDAPEAFKAASYKAYLMCFGSTGMFEQDDVENWVSLTNTAGGSMARRLRLNSRMGLLADDARVVDTLSSAQFHGPGYAQLGYNENNQRQLLRLWADYLDMPPLRVDPATVLTDNPQGIEPMVQTNGRAVAGIDSESAPTSVML, via the coding sequence ATGCAGGATCACGGTGAGGTGTTGGCGGCAGTACGCACTGGCATGATTCCGGCGCACGTGTACAACGACAAGCAGATTTTCTCGCTCGAAAAGGAGCGGCTGTTCAGTCGGGCGTGGTTGTTCGTCGCGCACGAGTCCGAAATTCCGCAGCCGGGCGACTACGTGGTCAGGCAAGTGCTACAGGATTCGTTCATCGTCGCTCGTGATTCTGCAGGCGAGGTCCGGGTGATGTTCAATATGTGCCTCCATCGCGGTATGCAGATTTGTCGGGCGGAGATGGGGAACGCGTCGAATTTCAGATGCCCTTACCACGGGTGGTCTTACCGCAACGACGGCCGCATTATCGGACTGCCTTTTCACCAAGAGGCCTACGGAGGGGAGGCGGGGTTCAACAAGGCGGGTCAGACCCTGTTGCCAGCGCCGAGTGTGGCCAGTTACAACGGGTTGATCTTCCTGTCGATGGATCCTGACGCAGAATCGCTTGAAGATTACCTGGGTGATTTCAGGTTCTATCTCGATTTCTACACCAAGCAGGGCCCCAACGGTCTCGAGGTGCAGGGTCCCCAGCGTTGGCGGGTAAAAGCGAACTGGAAGATCGCAGCTGAGAATTTCGCCGGGGACATGTACCACACGCCGCAGACGCACACGTCGGTGGTCGAGATCGGCCTGTTCCGAGAGCCGAAGGCTCACAAGCGCAAAGACGGCGCAACCTATTGGGCGGGCAGAGGTGGGGGGACCACATACAAGCTGCCTGAGGGGAGTTTCGAAGACCGGATGAGCTATGTCGGCTACCCGGCGGAAATGATCAGTCGTGCCAAGGCGACCTGGACCGAGCAGCAGCGACAGGTGGTGGGCGCCGATGGGTTCATGATCTCGGCGGCGACGTGCTTTCCGAACATCAGCTTCGTGCACAACTGGCCGAAAGTCGAGGACGGCGAGCACGTCTTGCCGTTCATTTCGATTCGAGTATGGCAGCCCATTAGCGAGAACGAGACTGAAGTGCTGTCCTGGTTTGCGGTGGATTCTGATGCCCCGGAAGCGTTTAAGGCGGCCTCATACAAGGCTTATTTGATGTGTTTCGGCTCGACGGGAATGTTCGAACAAGACGATGTCGAGAATTGGGTGTCGCTGACCAACACCGCGGGGGGTTCGATGGCCCGCCGACTGCGGCTGAACAGCCGGATGGGGCTGCTCGCAGACGATGCCCGGGTGGTCGACACCCTAAGCAGCGCTCAGTTTCACGGGCCTGGATACGCTCAGCTCGGTTACAACGAGAACAATCAACGGCAATTATTGAGGCTCTGGGCTGACTACCTCGACATGCCGCCGCTGCGAGTCGACCCGGCTACTGTGCTCACCGACAACCCGCAAGGTATTGAGCCAATGGTGCAGACCAATGGCCGGGCCGTTGCCGGTATCGACTCGGAGTCGGCTCCGACGTCGGTGATGCTGTGA
- a CDS encoding ferredoxin: protein MDGVIKANHAVCQGYANCVVAAEDYFDIDDRGLVLVRKTEVPSADRTRVEEAARSCPVAALEVVDE from the coding sequence ATGGACGGAGTCATAAAGGCTAACCACGCGGTATGTCAGGGATACGCGAACTGTGTCGTAGCCGCCGAGGACTACTTCGACATCGACGACCGGGGACTCGTGTTGGTCCGGAAGACGGAGGTCCCTTCCGCGGACAGGACCCGGGTCGAGGAGGCTGCGCGCAGCTGTCCGGTGGCAGCGTTGGAAGTCGTAGACGAATGA
- the hcaB gene encoding 3-(cis-5,6-dihydroxycyclohexa-1,3-dien-1-yl)propanoate dehydrogenase — MTGWLAGKRALIVGGGSGIGRATVDAFLNEDAQVAVLEYDSDKCSALRHQLPDIPVIEGDGTTHTANDEAVQVAADAFGGLDTLVNCVGIFDFYRRLQDIPPERIDKAFDEMFRINVLSHIHSVKAAVPALMGQDGASIILTESASSFYPGRGGLLYVASKFAVRGLVTALAHELAPRIRVNGVAPGGTLNTDLRGLDSLDLGARRLDAAPDRARELAARTPLNVALSGHDHAWSYVFLASHRSRGLTGETIRPDGGFGLGPAPQRN; from the coding sequence ATGACTGGCTGGCTGGCGGGCAAACGCGCATTGATCGTCGGCGGAGGTTCGGGTATCGGTCGGGCCACCGTCGACGCGTTCCTGAACGAGGATGCCCAGGTCGCCGTGCTCGAGTACGACAGCGATAAGTGCTCGGCGCTGCGCCATCAGCTGCCCGACATCCCGGTAATCGAGGGTGATGGGACCACCCACACCGCCAACGACGAAGCTGTGCAGGTCGCTGCCGACGCGTTCGGCGGACTCGACACATTGGTGAACTGCGTGGGGATCTTCGATTTCTACCGTCGTCTTCAGGACATCCCCCCCGAGCGAATCGACAAGGCGTTCGACGAGATGTTTCGTATCAACGTCCTGAGTCATATCCACTCAGTCAAGGCTGCAGTGCCGGCATTGATGGGCCAGGACGGCGCCTCGATCATCCTCACCGAGTCCGCTTCATCATTTTATCCAGGACGTGGCGGCCTGCTGTATGTCGCGTCGAAGTTCGCGGTGCGTGGCCTCGTCACCGCACTGGCTCACGAACTCGCGCCGAGGATCCGTGTGAACGGTGTTGCCCCAGGGGGAACGTTGAACACCGACCTGCGCGGACTCGACAGTCTCGACCTTGGCGCCCGCCGTCTGGATGCTGCACCCGACCGGGCCCGCGAATTGGCTGCTCGCACACCGCTCAACGTGGCCCTATCGGGTCACGACCACGCGTGGAGTTACGTCTTTCTCGCTTCGCACCGCTCCCGCGGGCTTACCGGCGAAACGATCCGCCCCGACGGCGGTTTCGGCCTCGGACCTGCACCCCAGCGCAATTGA